DNA sequence from the Vicia villosa cultivar HV-30 ecotype Madison, WI linkage group LG3, Vvil1.0, whole genome shotgun sequence genome:
ATCCCAAAAAGGATTTCCACAATTTCGTTTCTTCAGCCCTTAAAAGAAAAGTTCAAAACCTAACTATCGATCTCCGTCACTCGTTTTCGTCTTCCGTCACTGCGAAAACGTTGATAGTTCTGAAACTGAGGACGATAACATTCGATAAAACTCCGTTCGTTTATCTTCCTTCACTCAAACTCCTTCACCTGGAAAATGTAACGTTCCGAAATCATGATTTTCTCTGCAAACTTCTTTTTGGATGTCCCTTTCTAGAAGAGCTGGAAGTGAAGGATTTAATAGTAAATACACTTGATCGTCGATGTCGAGGAGTTGCAGGCTTATCCAATTTAATCAGAGCTAACATTTCTGATATACATATTAATCTTAATTGGCTTCATAATGTCAAGCATCTCCGTCTTGAAGTGGTATGCATCATTTATTCAATCACTCCAGATATCATATCATATCTCAGGTACCAGACACTGACACATCGACACAGATGAACTACTGACATATTATCTTTGTAACTCATGTAGGATGAGCCCTCAATAGTAGATTGCATTTTTCACAATTTAACTCGCATGGAGATTATATTCGACTTTATGTGGGAAATGCGGATGCTGAAATGGACctggctgataaaactgcttcaAAATTTCCCCAAGCTGCAAActcttattattgatgatgtttctaatgtAAGGATGggtactt
Encoded proteins:
- the LOC131655087 gene encoding F-box/FBD/LRR-repeat protein At5g22700-like isoform X2, encoding MDSSNPKSSFLTAAISKRIRLTLSRQKDRISPLPDSILHHILSFLPIKDAAVTTLLSKRWKPLYLSQLLLHFDDKTFPHALSFRHFFYSFLSHRDTSLPILSLHLKCRHRLYPKKDFHNFVSSALKRKVQNLTIDLRHSFSSSVTAKTLIVLKLRTITFDKTPFVYLPSLKLLHLENVTFRNHDFLCKLLFGCPFLEELEVKDLIVNTLDRRCRGVAGLSNLIRANISDIHINLNWLHNVKHLRLEVDEPSIVDCIFHNLTRMEIIFDFMWEMRMLKWTWLIKLLQNFPKLQTLIIDDVSNIFVTKRGRIRKLFQNAFYLILQHAHLETTAA